The genomic stretch TGCCAAACACCACATGGGCATCTCGGTCCTCTGATCCTATTTTCTAGTCGAGGCACTGACCGCGGCAACGCATCTTGACCCGAATCTTTCGATGAAGGATAACATATTCAATTGTTTTCTTTAATTTCCTCAATCGATCGGCATCTGTCCTCGAACTCCTAAACCCAATCTCTAAAAAATTGCCGTAGATTCCCATTCGCCCGACCAGCAGCTGATTCCAATTATCATGGCTTTGCAGTGTTCACAGAGGGGGAAGACAAAAGACCAAGTCGTCGAGTTAGGGTCAACGGTCAACAACCCGACAGCGGAGCATCGAAGGGCATGGCATGGCTTCTACTTCAAGAATCTACAGTGGCACCAAGCGAGACACAGAGACATGGAAACAACAACTCGTGGCTTAGAGAGCACATCACGCGCGTCCGTCGTCTCAAGGCTCCCACTCAAACACGACGGCCGAATTATTGTGCCGTAACTATCATGGTCGGGCCTCAGAGAGCCAGTGGGAAGGTGTCAATGTGTCGGGCATTCGAAGTTAGGTACGTGAGCCCACGGCTGTCCCCATGCACTCTCAATTTGAGGAGTCGGAGATGTCCTTTTTGTCTTTGCGGTCCTGTGACTCCCCAGTTGTCCTGTAGCTAAGGAGGGGATTGGGCTGGCAAATAACTGGCACGACCTGTAGGCTATTTTGTCGTCTCCTCCTCACCCTTCTTTGCTTACcattcaaagagagagagaggagagtttAAATTTATCTCTTTTTGTCTGTTGACACATTCGAGTTGATCAATGTATTGTTACATAATTAATTAATACatctataataataaaaaattaattaaaaaaattcatctcTGACATTGTATTCATATATTCTTTCGAGGAGGGGGGGAACTGAATTAGATCGGATAAATGAatcgaaataaaaaataaaaaaaattaattatttaaaatcaacTTATTATAAATCAAATTGTGTTTATTTTTAATAATCACATGAATTGATCGTTTCAATAAAACTAATCGTTTGAATTGAACTAGACCGGATGATCGGACcgaaaaggaacaaaataaaaatCTAGTCATTTGAAATCGACTTATTAGAAATGGAAATGAGCCGATTGACCTAGGTGATTTTTTATAGTCATATGAATCAATCATATTAATAAAACTAATGAATggatccaaaaagaaaaaaaatcaaaaaattaatcatttgaAATTGACTTATTATAAATTGAAATGAGCCGATTTACTTGGTTgatttttaataatcatatgaatcgatcatattaacaaaaatatattttttaatattatatttaattttaaattacatTTATAGCATCACGCACTTGTGCAACTTCTACtataattttcttgttaagaaGTGGACGAGCTGTGTGCTTATTATTATTAGTCTTCTGATGAGATGCGTTTCTTTTGATTGGGATAGATTTGGATTTAGATGTTGGAGAGCTAATTCATCAGCGTTATAGATCGAAGCTTAAATAATGGAAATGACAATGATATGTTAAAATTCTTCATTGTTTTGGATAAGATTCCTAAGAGAATGTCCGTCTCGTACAATTGGAATTGCTTTGATAAAGACCGGACGTCGAGGAAGATTAACTTCTAATTAATGATGATGCCATCATTGATGATGAAATCCTTTCCCGAGCAAAACACATAAGCATTTGGTACGACATTAAATGAATGAATTTGTACTTTTTTTCCTGGATTTATTTGTTTCTGAATATGAAACATCGAATCAAACGAAGAATTAGAAAAGAAAGATACATAGGAAGAACCATTATGAcgctaagaaaataatattcatatgcGAGTTGAGAATCGAAAAAATACTAAAGAATGGTTTGATATGTATTGGTCAGATGTGTTTGTGTTCAATCTCATGTATGTTAATTTGATTAGTTTGATGAAGATTATACCTCGGAGTTAAAAATCTTTATATAGTGTTAACGTCATTTGACTCAAAAGAATCAATGGGTCAGAAAAATGATTGAGAGTTGACTTATGAATAAAAGAGATGATTgaatcatatataaaatattattaatgagTCAAAAGAGTTGACTTTGAATAAAAGAGAAACACTAAATGAGTGAGACCTAATGGAACTACACATGAACATAAAAAAACATATTAAGAAATTATTCATGTTTAAGAGAAGAATATTGAAAAGATGATTATAAAATAATCCCATATTACATAAAATTTAAAGTGTTAAGATAATATATATTGGATTTCATCAATATAAGTCTAAGTTTCTGAATTGCATTGATGGAAATCTCATGCATCTTAATCTAACAAATTTGACTCAGATTCATCATCAAAGGGAGATAATTAACTCGACAATGCACGGGATGGGGATTAACTGAACATGGGAATGGATGGAGTCAACTTAATTCGATCCCCAAATGGGACAACATCCGAGGATCTTTGGATTATCCAATGACCTACCTTTGAGCTCATAGTGTATGTCTGCCAGTGGAGCGGTGACGACTGAGAGTCGAACGTGAACGACAGATAGATCATATACATCGCAACATTGCCTTCACAACGTACGACAGTCCATGTACATCTTAGATTCTCCGAGGCTTAGCGAAATCAATGTTAAAGCTAATCGTCGATCCTAAGCTACGGAGTTGATCTTTGAGGGAATGGAACTTCCAAGATGAGTTCCAAGGTAGATGAAAGCTTGCATTGAAACTGCTTTTATTGGTTAATCTTTTACGTTATTCTTTGTATGAAAGTTGTCTCCTTTCCAACTACTAAATCAGATCGAATAATGAATGATAAGCTGAAGGCTTGCGTTAATGCTGCACATAAATCCGCGGTTTAAGACGGACGCTTatgactgctgctgctgccttacGTGATGTCAAGTCAATTCCATGGACTGATAGAGCCTGATGTTTGTGTCCGTGCATGAGCAATCACAAGTACAGGCACCTTTTCTTCGGTTctcaaatgagagagagagagagagagagagggggggggggggggggtgtaaagTGGAGTGTCCTAACCAATCATTCTCCTGAGTTAGATGGCCTAATTAGATTCTGATGCACCGTACCTTGACATCAGAGGACTGCGGGTGTGGGGGGCATTCGGGGAATGAAAGTTGTGATTAGAATGGACTCCTGGTGGTGGCACAGTGAGTGTACGGTGAGAGACGAGGCCATTATTGACACCAGAAACCTCTCAGAGGGATCACTGTTCTGGTGGCAGTGTGCGTGGGAAGGCATATGGAGGACGGCCTTATGGCCTACACCCGTTTGTTGCTTTGCCTTTTGGTGTGTCCTTTTCTCCCTTGTGCTCCCATCCCCATCTTACCCCCAATGAGCTTATTCCCTAAATACCCTCCTATTTTTATTATCTTCtttgaataaaaaagaaaatataaatttgaTTTGATACTTTTATTCCATGtttatagagaaaaataaaaaaatttcaagttgcCTTTGATTATTCTCAACTCAATCATAAATCATTTTGTATATCTTCTCATTTTTCTTTGAGTCTTAAGAGTAATGGATGTATTTTTTTCACATATTTCTCACATCAAGACTTAGATATATATTTGGTGTTTATGGAATAGCTAATTCTTTTTTTACACAAAAATATTTCCTAATTTCACATTGATTAAATTATTGTTAATACTGCTTTCATGCAAATAATGATGCATTTGTTCTAtgcattcttttatttatttttaatacttAGATAGAGATTTGAGAATTTGAGTTTTGATGACTTTTAGGAATAAAAAACCTCCCTCCATTacttacaaaattaaaaaaagtaaaagaaaccTCCAGAAATTATTTTTTAGTCAGAATTGAAATTTCTTTGAATTATGTAAAGAATATGCCTCGGAAGTGATCATACGATTCAAGAAAAATAAACCTTCTGAAATGATAAATTTGACATAGGAGAAGGTGACAAGCATgcccattattatttttaatctcaAGCCATACAAAATAAACTCTATTGATCAGATTCGATTAGGTGGATTtcatgtattatgatttatataattaattgaataaatttttaggATATACATTTGATGAGAGAAAATATCATTAATATCTGAGTCTGCTCGACGTgattcacacatatatatatatatatgattgtctGAGATACCTCCAAAGTAAAAACTTTGAGCTCTCGAAGTATTACTTATACATGAAGACCAAAATCATGAGAAGTTTTTCGAACTAGTTTTTTCAAGGTTCAAGTTAATAACTCAAGATCTCCGAGAGTGCGAAcgtgagtagttgaaagaaataaGTCtcgtttttattatattaaagataAACTTTTATATTCAATCActaattgataaaatattttattttatgaggaGATAATCTTTAATCGTCCGATTATATATCAGAAGATAATGATTAACTGATaatctatatttttttaatgatgcatgaagtttataaatataataaagaaaaaaatcgtCACAAATCTTCTCTAGCGTAAATAACCCAATGGTAAGGGGGCAGTATCCGACATCACCTCTGCTCTTCGCATATATTGAACAGTGCCCTTTGACCGTCTATTCCGtctccccccttctctctctctctccttttcgcCACGCCTGGGGTCGTCTCTCTCGATCGATCAAAACGAAGAAGATTGCGCCTTTTGATCATCTGGGACTTCCTTCGGCGGCCCGGATCTTCTCATCTCCTGATCGTACGGCTGGGGGCGGGCTTGTCGGCCGCTCCTACGTGAGTAATTCTTCAAGAAACGGCGATAAGGGAACCGCCTTTTCTCCTCCGTGTCTGTTCCTTTTCCGTTTCTTGACGCGTTCGATCCGTGTTTGCTTTGTTATCTATACAATCGAGTTGCCGAAGAATAAAAAGGAAAGGACGGACGGAAGGTAGGGAGAAAACGAAGAGTACGATTCCTCTGCCAACCGTTGTATGCAGCCATtcccttctttccttttcttctgcGTGTGTGGGTACTTTGTGCTCTTGGTTTTATTGTATGTGTCTTTGAGAATCTTTGTTTGTTATAGCCTTATCCTGTTTGGTGgtctcttctttttcttggtaTTGTATCTCGAaaatctttttttaaaaaaatgttctTTTTTTACTTTCTAATCATGAAAATATTATGGCTTTCTTCGTGTTATTTCTTTATATTATTCCATCACACGATTCTCTTTCGCTGGAAACGGTGTTTCTTGAATCCTCAGTTTGATGTTTGGTTCTGTGGATCCTCGTCAAGGAGATTGATCACCGGTTTTGGCGTTTCCTTTCGACACGGATCGCATATATGCTACCAACTTTGGGTGTGATTAAGGCTTATTAATCCAAGAAATATTTTGGGCATATGTTCTCTGTTTTTCTTTTGGGAGGTGTCCACCATCTTCTGCTATTGGCGAAGGTTTTGCTTCTAGGGTTCATTTCTTCCGCTTTCTCTTCTAATGTTGGTGGTTGTATAAAACCCTCAGAGACATAGTCTGGAACgcagattttgaacttatttatcatttctcAGTACTGTTCTCGTTTCTTGAGATCTGATGCTGCTCATTATAATTGTTCCACTTATCGTTTTTTATTTGTTTGGATATAGTGGTTCTGTTTGTCATAGTAGTTAGTTTTTAAAGAATCTTCTGCTTTCGTTTGTAATTTGAAGTCATCTGCATGTTAAATATCTGACACCATTTGTTCAAGAAGATAatgttcttttatttctttttgagTCATGGAAGACATCCTGGTTATATCGACTGGTAGTTTTATTCAACAGTTCATGCAACATAGGACTCTAATTATTTCGATATATAGCTAGCTGACGATTCTTGCTTCTTTCCAGGGAACTGTAGCTAACTGGATTGGTTTTTAAATTTGTCTCTGAGAAATGATTTCTGCTCTTTTTATGACTCTTTATTTGTGAGCTTTCTATCTCATGTACCGATTATTGTGTTCAGGGTGCTCCCTTGGATGGGGTTCATGGAGGCCAATGGCTTAGATAGAACAACAAGAAGGGACAACATAGCTCGAGAAGACAGTGATGCAGAATCACTAAATGGTTTTGGCGAATTTGATCCATGGACAGCTTGGGCCTATAAGCCACGCACAATTTCTTTACTACTCATTGGCGCATGTCTGTTAGTGTGAGTCCTGGTTGTTGCCAATTTGACAAAAGTTCTTTGGcatcaaatttatttaatattaaattatggTTCATATGTTCATTTATTATATCTCAAATTTGTCCAACGTGTGATAACTTTTGGAAAATTTGACCCACCTCCCTCTTTCAAGTTTGATTAAGGGGGACATTTGGTATACCATATGGTTATTTCCTCTTATACTTGGTTGGGCAATACTAGTGAAACAGTAAATTTAGATGTAAGCTATGCACAAAAGCTAGCTTGTGGATTTAATTGTAAACTTTAAATAGTTTACTTTTAGTAACCTACTTTGTCTGTTTTTTTCCTGCAACCATATGGTTGTGCTGAAAATATAAGAGAAGAAATGattagaaaagaaaagaatgGTCTGCCATATCCAGAAGGATGGTCACCATGGTTTTACATGCAACTATATAATGATATCTGTTCAGAGTCCTGTACTAACTCATAGGTCCAGAATGAAGAACCTTACATAAGAAGGAGAGTGAGAAACTATGAAGACTATTAGTGAAGCCTGATTTAGAACAGCAGAAAAACTCAATTAGCAAGTTGTACAACTATTTCCCATTTGCTAAGCTAATGTCAAGTGTCTATTTGTTGACTCAATTATCAGCGACTTGAGAAAGTACtaagataaatatataaatctgGCAGTTCTAAAACATATTTACTTGTTGAATGTTGATGTCTTATCATGGATCGGTTGGCGTGCGTACTAAACTATTTTGTCTTTACAGTTGGGCAAGCGGTGCACTTGATCCTGAAAGAACAGAATCTACTGATGTTGTTACCTCAGTAAAGAGGTATGttcatttcttatcaaaaatatcaTCCTTTGGAAAGTTTGATCCGATTTCTACCTCATATTCCAGCTATATGAGAATGCTAACTGCAGAGGATTGTTTTCTTTGAATTTAATTAAGTTTTAATTTGCTTCATCTATGTTAGACTCGTTTATGGCTGATGTTCTTTGGTTTCTTAAGGGGCGTGTGGGCAATGATTGCAGTTTACCTAGCCTATTCCTTGCTGCAAGCACCTTCAACGTGAGTTACAGAATTCCATTGCTGGAAAAGTATCtaaccttttctttttctagtaCTCATTCTCATTGTGTTGGAGTGAAATATACTTCATGATAAGCATATTAGACACAAAAGTAATGGAGCTTGCCTGTACGTTTGCAATCAATGGAACATAAGCTATTTGCAGTGATTCCACTCTGTTTACAAAtcagaaaaacaaagatttttatcTGCTAGTTCACTGCCAATATTCAACTTTAAAATTGTATAATATGTGTATCATTACAATTGTTGCAAAATGGTTCAATAGCTCAGAGGATCAGGTGGTACTGCACGTGGATGAATTTTATGTGATTAACTGTATAAGTTTGATGAGAAAATGTATCTTTTAacactcaaaaaaatatttatttttatattaaaggtTTTTGTTACCTACATAGACTTAATTGCTAAAGCTGTTGTTAGCTATATAACATGAGATGACACTATTGATCTCGGACCTTGTTGATGGCATTTATGTTTGTCAGGGTCCTTATAAGGCCACACCCTGCCATTTGGCGCTTGGTTCATGGGATGGCCGTGGTGTACCTTGCTGCCCTCACCTTTTTGCTTTTTCAGGTTTGTCCTTGATCTCTTAATCTGATAAATTTTGAAGTGTATCACTGATTCATTTCTGATTCTTCTCCCTATTTTAATCTTTagaaatacttttctctattgaTATGCTGTGGTATCTGGCGTTTATTGAAAATAGGATAATTTTTCGAGCCACATTGTTAAGTTTGAATTTCCATGATCTGAaaaattctttcttcttcttattcttctttttgaATGTTTATTGTGACAGATTATAATAGGCATTTGACTTTCTTTTTTTAAGTAACCTACAATAATTACATTTTAGAAGATTCTCTTGCTTCTAGTTGATAGGCTTCATGCTTTCTGTATCATTTTGATCTGTTACTTCTAAATATAGTCTAGATTTCATTTTATAAGTTCATAGTGTATGAATTTCAATTATTTTCATATGTAATACTACATCCGTTTATTTGATGTCTTTTGCATGCTCACCAGAATCGTGATGATGCTCGGCGGTTCATGAAATTTCTCCATCCTGATCTAGGAATTGGTAAGCATTTGACTTTAAGAGATTTTCAGTTTGTATCAAACAATAGTTTATTTTGAATATATAAAACAAAACCTTTGTTATGTTTATACAGAACTACCTGAAAGGTCTTATGGAGCTGATTGCCGTATTTATGTACCTGAGAATCCTAAAAGCAGGTTTAACAATGTTTATGTACGATGTCTTCATTCACCAACCTAACTTCACTCTCATTCTGTATATCTGAGTGTTTTCGGaccaaaaaaaaaatactgtTGGATTCGAAGTGTCTAACCATAAGTCTTTACTGATTCCAGGAGACATTATTTGATGAGTTTGTACTTGCTCATATTCTTGGATGGTGGGGG from Musa acuminata AAA Group cultivar baxijiao chromosome BXJ1-3, Cavendish_Baxijiao_AAA, whole genome shotgun sequence encodes the following:
- the LOC135584668 gene encoding CDP-diacylglycerol--serine O-phosphatidyltransferase 1-like isoform X2, producing the protein MGFMEANGLDRTTRRDNIAREDSDAESLNGFGEFDPWTAWAYKPRTISLLLIGACLLVWASGALDPERTESTDVVTSVKRGVWAMIAVYLAYSLLQAPSTVLIRPHPAIWRLVHGMAVVYLAALTFLLFQNRDDARRFMKFLHPDLGIELPERSYGADCRIYVPENPKSRFNNVYETLFDEFVLAHILGWWGKAIMIRNQPLLWVLSIGFELMELTFRHMLPNFNECWWDSIVLDILTCNWFGIWAGMRTVRYFDGKTYEWVGISRQPNIIGEKNIGPVYTCTVGQRRMASSAWAMEIHPSAVPLCCFYDRGAQHLFSQVLSLDST
- the LOC135584668 gene encoding CDP-diacylglycerol--serine O-phosphatidyltransferase 1-like isoform X3 yields the protein MGFMEANGLDRTTRRDNIAREDSDAESLNGFGEFDPWTAWAYKPRTISLLLIGACLLVWASGALDPERTESTDVVTSVKRGVWAMIAVYLAYSLLQAPSTVLIRPHPAIWRLVHGMAVVYLAALTFLLFQNRDDARRFMKFLHPDLGIELPERSYGADCRIYVPENPKSRFNNVYETLFDEFVLAHILGWWGKAIMIRNQPLLWVLSIGFELMELTFRHMLPNFNECWWDSIVLDILTCNWFGIWAGMRTVRYFDGKTYEWVGISRQPNIIGKHPRPPCHLLQSENNMLVREGYMCQTYLKWFFIYYLGQGTIFSF